A stretch of the Duncaniella dubosii genome encodes the following:
- the rplX gene encoding 50S ribosomal protein L24 yields the protein MSKSHIRKGDIVYVLAGEDRGKEGRVLKVLVQKQKAIVEGINMVTKATKPNAQHPQGGLIKMEAPIHISNLSLIDPKSGKPTRVSCRRDEKGQLIRISKKSGEEIK from the coding sequence ATGAGCAAATCACATATCAGAAAAGGCGACATCGTCTATGTTCTTGCCGGCGAAGACCGTGGCAAGGAGGGTCGAGTGCTCAAGGTTCTCGTGCAGAAGCAGAAAGCCATCGTTGAAGGCATCAACATGGTGACCAAGGCTACAAAGCCCAATGCACAGCACCCTCAGGGAGGCCTCATCAAGATGGAAGCTCCCATCCACATCTCCAACCTTTCACTCATCGACCCCAAATCAGGAAAGCCCACCCGCGTGAGCTGCCGCCGCGATGAGAAAGGCCAGTTAATTCGTATCTCTAAAAAATCAGGTGAGGAAATTAAGTAA
- the rpsQ gene encoding 30S ribosomal protein S17, with the protein MEKRNLRKERIGVVSSNKGDKTITVMVKWKEKHPIYGKFVNKTKKYHAHDEKNECSVGDTVRLMETRPLSKTKRWRLVEIIEKVK; encoded by the coding sequence ATGGAAAAGAGAAATTTAAGAAAAGAACGCATCGGGGTTGTTTCGAGCAACAAGGGTGACAAGACCATCACCGTAATGGTGAAGTGGAAAGAGAAGCACCCCATTTATGGCAAATTTGTCAACAAAACTAAGAAATATCACGCTCACGACGAAAAGAACGAATGTTCAGTCGGCGACACCGTCCGCCTCATGGAGACCCGTCCCCTCAGCAAGACCAAGCGCTGGCGCCTCGTGGAAATCATCGAAAAAGTGAAGTAA
- the rpmC gene encoding 50S ribosomal protein L29, with translation MKKESFKEVSTQDLRDRLAEMEKDYAQLKINHAVSPLDSPAKITHARKAIARVKTELRQRELNNK, from the coding sequence GAAGTCAGCACTCAGGATCTCCGTGACCGCCTGGCTGAGATGGAGAAGGACTACGCCCAGCTCAAGATCAACCATGCAGTTTCGCCCCTTGACAGCCCCGCTAAGATTACACATGCACGCAAGGCTATCGCTCGCGTAAAGACAGAGTTGCGTCAGCGCGAACTTAACAACAAATAA
- the rpsH gene encoding 30S ribosomal protein S8, translated as MTDPIADYLTRLRNAIKANHRVVEIPASNLKREITKILFEQGYILNYKFEESENPAGTIKIALKYDPVDKVNAIKSLERVSRPGLRRYTGYKDMPRVLNGLGIAILSTSKGVMTNKKARDLKIGGEVLCYVY; from the coding sequence ATGACTGATCCTATAGCAGATTATCTGACAAGATTGAGAAATGCAATCAAAGCCAACCACCGTGTGGTAGAGATTCCTGCCTCAAACTTGAAGCGAGAGATCACCAAGATTCTCTTCGAACAAGGCTACATCCTCAACTACAAATTTGAGGAAAGCGAAAATCCAGCGGGCACAATCAAGATTGCCCTCAAGTATGATCCGGTTGACAAGGTCAACGCAATCAAGAGCCTTGAGCGCGTGTCTCGTCCCGGTCTCCGCCGTTATACCGGCTACAAAGATATGCCTCGTGTGTTGAATGGACTCGGCATCGCCATCCTCTCGACCTCGAAGGGTGTGATGACTAATAAGAAGGCCCGCGACCTCAAGATTGGTGGCGAGGTCCTTTGCTACGTTTACTAA
- the rplN gene encoding 50S ribosomal protein L14, with translation MIQTESRLTVADNSGAKEALCIHVLGGTGRRYASVGDIIVVSVKSVIPSSDVKKGTVSKAVVVRTKKEIRRPDGSYIRFDDNACVLLNNAGELRGTRIFGPVARELRAANQMKIVSLAPEVL, from the coding sequence ATGATACAGACTGAAAGCCGTTTAACAGTAGCCGACAACAGTGGCGCTAAAGAAGCCCTCTGCATCCACGTACTTGGTGGTACCGGCCGTCGTTATGCCTCTGTAGGTGACATCATTGTCGTTTCTGTCAAGAGTGTCATTCCTTCATCAGACGTTAAGAAAGGCACAGTGTCTAAGGCAGTGGTTGTCCGTACCAAAAAGGAAATCCGCCGTCCCGATGGCTCTTACATCCGTTTCGATGACAATGCCTGTGTGCTTCTCAACAATGCAGGCGAACTCCGCGGAACCCGTATCTTCGGTCCTGTTGCCCGCGAACTCCGTGCTGCAAACCAGATGAAGATCGTCTCACTCGCACCCGAAGTCCTCTAA
- the rpsN gene encoding 30S ribosomal protein S14: protein MAKESMKAREVKRAKLVAKYAKKKAELKAAGDYEGLQLLPKNASTVRLHNRCSITGRPKGYMRQFGISRIQFREMASAGLIPGVKKASW from the coding sequence ATGGCAAAAGAATCAATGAAGGCACGCGAGGTAAAACGCGCTAAGCTCGTTGCCAAGTATGCCAAGAAGAAAGCCGAACTCAAGGCTGCCGGTGACTACGAAGGTCTCCAGCTCCTCCCGAAGAACGCTTCTACCGTACGCCTCCACAACCGTTGCTCGATCACCGGTCGTCCGAAAGGCTACATGCGTCAGTTCGGTATTTCACGTATTCAGTTCCGCGAAATGGCTTCTGCCGGTCTCATCCCCGGTGTGAAGAAAGCTTCTTGGTAA